The proteins below come from a single Carnobacterium divergens DSM 20623 genomic window:
- a CDS encoding glutamate-1-semialdehyde 2,1-aminomutase, with the protein MLDHTESNRLANEARQVIVGGVNSPSRSFKGVGGGDPVTMVKGDGAYLFDVDGNRYIDYLAAFGPIITGFNHPHIVEAIKRSAETGVLFGTPTEHEIKFAKMLTDAIPSMDKVRFTNSGTEAVMSTIRVARAYTNRELIVKFSGAYHGHFDLVLVEAGSGPSTLGASDSAGVTNGTAKEVITVPFNQVEPFKQVMEKWGHQVAAVLVEPIIGNFGMVAPVPGFLEAVNEIAHEFGALVIYDEVITNFRFRYGAAQDMLGVIPDLTAFGKSIGGGLPIGAYGGPDKIMNTVAPLGPAYQAGTMAGNPLSMQAGIACLEVLQEPGIYERMANFAEQLKDALLAAGTAHNIPTVVNQIGGSLTVYFSEHPVVNYEDAKNTDSERFGRFFKLMLDEGINLAPSKFEAWFLTIMHTQKDIDDTIVAINNAFSKLT; encoded by the coding sequence ATGTTAGATCATACGGAATCAAACCGTTTAGCCAATGAAGCTAGACAAGTTATTGTAGGTGGAGTTAATAGTCCAAGTCGTTCGTTTAAAGGCGTTGGTGGTGGAGACCCTGTTACAATGGTCAAAGGAGATGGCGCGTATCTTTTCGATGTAGATGGCAATCGTTATATTGATTACTTAGCAGCTTTTGGGCCTATTATTACAGGTTTTAATCATCCTCATATTGTTGAAGCAATCAAACGTTCTGCAGAAACTGGTGTGTTATTTGGAACACCTACTGAGCATGAAATTAAATTTGCTAAAATGTTAACGGATGCGATTCCATCAATGGATAAGGTTCGTTTTACAAACTCAGGAACTGAAGCCGTTATGTCTACTATTCGGGTTGCAAGAGCTTATACCAATCGTGAATTGATTGTTAAATTCTCAGGTGCCTATCACGGTCATTTTGATTTGGTTTTAGTTGAAGCAGGAAGCGGCCCCTCAACCTTAGGTGCAAGTGATTCTGCTGGGGTTACAAATGGAACAGCGAAAGAAGTAATTACAGTGCCTTTCAATCAGGTAGAACCCTTTAAACAGGTTATGGAAAAATGGGGGCATCAGGTTGCTGCTGTATTAGTTGAACCTATTATTGGTAACTTTGGAATGGTGGCTCCAGTCCCTGGTTTTTTAGAAGCGGTAAATGAAATCGCTCATGAATTTGGTGCGCTTGTTATCTATGATGAGGTTATTACCAACTTTAGATTTAGATACGGTGCTGCGCAAGATATGTTAGGAGTCATTCCTGACTTAACTGCTTTTGGAAAATCAATCGGTGGTGGATTGCCAATTGGGGCTTACGGCGGTCCTGACAAAATTATGAACACTGTTGCTCCTCTTGGCCCAGCTTATCAAGCAGGAACAATGGCGGGCAATCCTCTTTCTATGCAAGCCGGAATTGCTTGTTTAGAAGTATTGCAAGAACCAGGTATTTACGAACGTATGGCAAATTTTGCTGAACAATTAAAAGATGCGTTATTAGCAGCGGGAACTGCCCACAATATTCCAACTGTTGTAAATCAAATTGGAGGTTCCTTAACCGTTTATTTTTCTGAACATCCTGTTGTCAATTATGAAGATGCAAAAAATACGGATTCAGAACGTTTTGGTCGTTTCTTCAAATTAATGTTAGATGAAGGAATTAATTTAGCTCCAAGTAAATTTGAAGCTTGGTTCTTAACTATTATGCATACTCAAAAAGACATTGATGATACAATTGTTGCCATTAATAATGCCTTTTCTAAACTAACTTAA
- a CDS encoding FUSC family protein: MKLGARTLKTGLAIAIALYLTHLAGITYVTFAAISAVFAMQPSVKRSLKTLKDQTIGNLLGAGIAIGAFLTVGNSFVVIGIAAIILIAILNRFRLDSVIGLATVTLIVVMMTSEDSFMLYALLRFSSTMIGILTAFIVNTIFFPPRYEEKLYHVVDYATTEILKWIRASVRKNTEYPFLKKDLKWVKKQMEKMDFYYSLFSEEDVYFRKTRFQNLRKVVVYRQMISTTKAAYNLLKTIHNNENAFNNFPPELRILIRERLETLLSAHEQILLKFNGRVPAGSVNFIANNRSLRKEFMQSFFDEASTEENIKDDYLQSNSVIHIMSSILNYEEYLEHLNALVTSYKGNHWNPSSDISNIENVEQ; the protein is encoded by the coding sequence ATGAAATTAGGCGCTCGGACTTTAAAAACAGGCTTAGCAATTGCCATTGCGCTATACTTAACACACTTAGCAGGCATTACTTATGTAACGTTTGCTGCAATTTCTGCAGTCTTTGCCATGCAACCTTCGGTCAAACGATCTCTTAAAACCTTAAAAGATCAAACCATCGGGAATTTACTAGGCGCTGGAATTGCCATTGGGGCATTTTTAACCGTTGGAAATAGTTTTGTTGTTATTGGAATTGCTGCAATTATTCTAATTGCTATTCTTAACCGCTTTCGACTAGATAGTGTAATTGGACTGGCAACAGTAACTTTAATCGTTGTTATGATGACTTCAGAAGATAGCTTTATGCTTTACGCTTTGTTGCGTTTTTCTTCTACTATGATTGGGATTCTAACAGCATTTATTGTCAATACAATCTTTTTTCCACCACGTTATGAAGAAAAGCTTTACCATGTAGTCGACTATGCCACAACTGAGATTTTAAAATGGATTCGGGCTAGTGTTCGTAAAAATACTGAATATCCATTTTTGAAAAAAGATTTAAAATGGGTAAAAAAACAAATGGAAAAAATGGATTTTTATTATTCTTTATTTAGCGAAGAAGATGTTTATTTTAGAAAGACTCGGTTTCAAAATTTAAGAAAAGTTGTGGTTTATCGTCAAATGATTTCAACTACTAAGGCAGCTTACAATTTATTGAAAACCATTCATAATAATGAAAATGCCTTTAATAATTTCCCTCCTGAGTTGCGAATTTTAATTCGCGAACGGTTGGAGACTCTCCTAAGCGCTCATGAACAAATTCTTTTAAAATTCAATGGTCGAGTTCCTGCTGGCAGTGTAAATTTTATTGCAAATAATCGTTCGTTACGTAAAGAATTTATGCAGTCCTTTTTCGATGAAGCCAGTACGGAAGAAAATATTAAAGATGATTATTTACAAAGCAACTCCGTCATTCATATTATGTCTAGCATTTTAAATTACGAAGAATATTTAGAACATTTAAATGCTCTTGTAACTAGTTATAAAGGCAATCATTGGAATCCATCGTCAGATATTTCAAATATTGAAAATGTAGAACAATAA
- a CDS encoding SGNH/GDSL hydrolase family protein has translation MEKRNILFLLVSIMVTAGVIIAGSHYAETKKEAMINHGKTKIVKKEISEKKQEEKEISEIESNRESIATIDYLKLVMAKKQKVSVSFFGGKEQQPEVIEPLQNWIGKELKVADLAIQSVSIPNPSTYQLITQNSVATLASNAPDVVFFQVPVVGDQEIDISLTNSKDYLVQLMEDIRAQLPEALVILVTPPPSSTLKEAYNSRSINYVSYLENLKEIETEEHFLYFDLHDQYSSYLEEQNQPIETTLEADGITMNSAGKALYIELFEKSLTQPIDTTSGIK, from the coding sequence ATGGAAAAAAGAAACATCCTTTTTTTATTGGTGAGTATTATGGTGACTGCTGGAGTAATTATAGCAGGTTCTCACTATGCAGAAACTAAAAAAGAGGCAATGATTAATCATGGAAAAACTAAAATTGTAAAAAAAGAAATATCTGAAAAAAAACAAGAAGAAAAAGAAATAAGTGAAATTGAAAGTAACCGAGAAAGCATAGCTACTATTGATTATCTAAAATTAGTGATGGCTAAAAAACAAAAAGTCTCCGTTTCATTTTTTGGAGGAAAAGAACAGCAGCCTGAAGTAATCGAACCTTTGCAAAACTGGATTGGTAAAGAATTGAAGGTAGCAGACTTGGCGATTCAATCTGTCTCTATTCCAAACCCAAGTACATACCAATTAATAACTCAAAATTCGGTGGCTACGCTAGCAAGTAATGCACCTGATGTTGTTTTTTTTCAAGTACCTGTAGTGGGAGATCAAGAAATTGATATTAGTTTAACCAATTCAAAAGATTACCTTGTTCAACTTATGGAAGATATCCGAGCACAACTGCCAGAAGCGCTGGTGATTTTAGTGACACCCCCACCAAGTAGTACCTTAAAAGAAGCATATAATTCTAGATCTATCAACTATGTAAGCTATTTAGAAAATTTAAAAGAAATTGAAACAGAAGAACACTTTCTTTATTTTGATCTTCATGATCAATATAGTTCTTATTTAGAAGAGCAAAATCAACCTATAGAAACTACCTTAGAAGCAGATGGCATAACAATGAACAGTGCTGGAAAAGCTCTCTATATCGAACTATTTGAAAAATCTTTAACACAACCCATTGATACAACAAGTGGAATTAAATAA
- the ntdP gene encoding nucleoside tri-diphosphate phosphatase: MRVPKEGEFITIQSYKHDGSLHRTWRDTMVLKTSEQSVIGCNDHTLVTEADGRRWLTREPAIVYFHKHYWFNIIAMIRENGISYYCNLASPYTMDEEALKYIDYDLDIKVFPDGEKRLLDVDEYEAHRKKWQYPNDIDHILKENVKVLVEWINEEKGPFSKEYVELWYERYQQLSQK, translated from the coding sequence ATGCGTGTTCCAAAAGAAGGAGAATTCATCACCATCCAAAGCTACAAACATGATGGCAGTTTACACCGCACATGGCGAGATACTATGGTTCTTAAAACGAGTGAACAATCGGTAATTGGTTGCAATGATCACACACTAGTAACTGAAGCAGATGGCAGAAGGTGGCTCACGAGAGAACCAGCAATTGTTTATTTTCATAAGCATTATTGGTTTAACATCATTGCAATGATTCGCGAAAATGGGATTTCGTATTATTGTAATCTAGCTTCACCCTATACAATGGATGAAGAAGCGTTAAAATATATTGATTATGATTTAGACATCAAGGTATTTCCCGACGGAGAAAAACGCCTATTAGATGTAGACGAATATGAAGCTCACCGTAAAAAGTGGCAATATCCAAATGATATCGATCATATCTTAAAGGAAAATGTTAAAGTTCTTGTAGAATGGATCAATGAAGAAAAAGGTCCCTTTTCTAAAGAATACGTTGAACTTTGGTATGAACGCTATCAACAATTGTCACAAAAATGA
- a CDS encoding helix-turn-helix domain-containing protein, translating into MKHFLDRLQTRKIRLLKIAKDNKELNNISDLAKELSCSTQTLTTTVESLIEDLEELGIQTLSIKIENKLFVAKFSNEFSLDRLIHLYLKKSFEYQVILDCFFNTTKSTSQYAKDYYLSQASTYRKINSVKTILAQFNLELQQASKIQIIGEEKMIRYFFYSFFWETRTSVNWPFPYSKEFIKKLRQLLYPENYLENNTLINENKLDLWFAITLMRVKENELIGALPEIERMLQKNPSYLKNKKEITKLCLEINSELTIQQIDEEVYFYYVVMMYNIYYVEYDDKMLPLLEAINENNEVFKVASVQFIESLNHFLSKPLKKDQYNILLANLISIHMYAFLFEGLLSPFEEPLKTKRFDRIYPSFYKLVKITYQNCIEFDSFSKYYYNKEFLFPSYMLTLFVSIDVKNYTIPISVYLYSSHSKILETILKKELSKMTQYHLFFTDEETKETDLIVSDTFNIPYKLSENRMLIWDPIPSDTDWKNLRDKLSEIKKEKEFLFLD; encoded by the coding sequence ATGAAACATTTTTTAGACAGACTGCAGACTCGAAAAATTCGCTTATTGAAGATAGCTAAAGACAATAAAGAACTAAATAATATTAGTGATTTAGCAAAAGAGCTAAGCTGCTCAACTCAAACATTGACAACAACAGTTGAGTCTTTAATAGAAGATTTAGAAGAATTAGGCATTCAGACTCTATCAATCAAAATAGAAAATAAATTGTTTGTTGCTAAATTTAGTAATGAGTTTTCATTAGATCGTTTGATTCATTTATATTTAAAGAAATCTTTTGAATATCAGGTAATTTTAGATTGTTTTTTTAACACGACAAAAAGTACATCGCAATACGCAAAGGACTATTACTTAAGCCAAGCCTCAACTTATCGTAAAATAAATAGCGTCAAAACGATATTAGCTCAGTTCAACTTAGAGTTACAACAAGCCTCTAAAATTCAAATAATTGGGGAAGAGAAAATGATTCGCTATTTTTTCTATTCTTTCTTCTGGGAAACAAGAACAAGTGTCAATTGGCCATTTCCCTATTCTAAAGAGTTTATAAAAAAGTTGAGACAATTACTTTATCCTGAAAATTACCTAGAAAATAATACTTTAATCAATGAAAATAAGCTTGATTTATGGTTTGCAATTACCTTAATGAGAGTGAAAGAAAATGAATTGATTGGAGCGCTACCTGAAATTGAAAGAATGCTACAAAAGAATCCTTCCTATCTGAAAAATAAAAAAGAAATTACAAAACTCTGTCTAGAAATAAATAGTGAACTTACGATACAACAAATTGATGAAGAAGTTTATTTTTATTATGTTGTAATGATGTACAATATTTACTATGTCGAGTACGATGATAAAATGCTTCCACTTTTAGAAGCAATTAATGAAAATAACGAAGTATTTAAAGTGGCTTCAGTCCAATTTATTGAGAGCTTAAATCATTTTTTATCAAAACCATTAAAGAAAGATCAATACAATATTTTGTTAGCTAATTTAATTAGCATCCATATGTATGCCTTCTTATTTGAAGGACTTTTATCGCCATTTGAAGAACCGTTAAAAACAAAACGTTTTGATCGGATATATCCTTCTTTTTATAAATTAGTAAAAATCACCTACCAAAATTGCATTGAATTTGATTCTTTCTCAAAGTATTACTATAACAAAGAATTCCTTTTTCCTAGCTACATGTTAACATTGTTTGTTTCAATTGATGTGAAAAATTATACAATCCCTATAAGTGTCTACCTCTATTCTTCTCATAGTAAAATTTTAGAAACGATTTTAAAAAAAGAGCTTTCTAAAATGACACAATACCATTTATTTTTTACTGATGAAGAGACGAAAGAAACGGATTTAATTGTTTCGGATACTTTTAATATTCCTTACAAGTTATCTGAAAACCGAATGTTAATTTGGGATCCAATTCCAAGTGATACGGATTGGAAAAATTTACGTGATAAATTAAGTGAAATAAAAAAAGAAAAAGAATTTCTTTTTTTAGATTAA
- the mutY gene encoding A/G-specific adenine glycosylase, translating to MTNELNNWSKTKIKDFQATFLSWYDLEKRTLPWRENNDPYRIWVSEIMLQQTRVDTVIPYYLNFMNLFPTIQDLADADEDVLLKAWEGLGYYSRVRNLQKAAIQIVTEFNGEMPKDPALIATLKGIGPYTTGAISSMAFQLPIPAVDGNVMRVVSRLFEISEDIAKPASRKTFEKIMTDIIDPHKPGDFNQAMMDLGSSTCTPTTPTCNLCPINEFCQSFEKGTMLQYPVKSKKKKAKPVYYIGAIIKNNRGEFLLEKREEKGLLANMWTFPLVEEEPIIENTLLPLGGLTSKQPEDIEKQTLENLTKEIKENYQVEPVWLKKPFVEVKHIFSHLKWFIAVYFGQLIEDNDHEELPKNCKWVHPSEFDQYTFPGPQQKMWQAYLTKFKD from the coding sequence ATGACAAATGAGCTGAATAATTGGTCTAAAACTAAAATAAAAGATTTTCAAGCAACTTTTTTAAGTTGGTACGATTTAGAAAAAAGAACCTTACCTTGGCGTGAAAATAATGACCCTTATCGAATTTGGGTATCAGAGATTATGTTGCAACAAACGCGAGTAGATACGGTCATTCCTTACTATTTAAATTTCATGAATTTATTTCCAACAATTCAGGATTTAGCCGATGCCGATGAAGATGTTTTGCTAAAAGCGTGGGAAGGCTTGGGCTATTATTCGAGAGTTCGAAATTTACAAAAGGCAGCAATTCAAATTGTAACGGAATTTAATGGCGAAATGCCAAAAGATCCAGCATTGATTGCGACTTTAAAAGGAATTGGTCCTTATACCACGGGAGCTATTTCAAGCATGGCTTTTCAGTTACCAATACCAGCAGTAGATGGAAATGTGATGCGAGTGGTTAGTCGGCTCTTTGAAATCAGTGAAGATATTGCAAAACCCGCGTCAAGAAAAACCTTTGAAAAAATTATGACAGATATTATCGATCCCCATAAACCAGGGGATTTTAATCAAGCGATGATGGATTTAGGTTCTAGCACCTGTACGCCAACAACGCCAACTTGTAATCTTTGCCCAATCAATGAATTTTGTCAATCATTTGAAAAAGGAACGATGTTACAGTATCCCGTAAAAAGTAAAAAGAAAAAGGCAAAACCGGTCTACTATATAGGAGCGATTATCAAAAACAATCGTGGTGAATTTTTATTGGAGAAACGCGAAGAAAAAGGCTTATTGGCAAATATGTGGACATTTCCTTTGGTAGAGGAAGAACCAATTATTGAAAATACTCTCCTACCATTAGGTGGATTGACGAGTAAGCAACCTGAAGACATCGAAAAACAGACTTTAGAAAATTTAACAAAGGAAATAAAAGAAAACTATCAAGTAGAACCAGTTTGGCTAAAAAAACCATTTGTTGAAGTGAAACATATTTTTAGTCATTTAAAATGGTTTATCGCAGTCTACTTTGGACAATTAATTGAAGACAATGATCATGAAGAACTTCCAAAGAATTGTAAATGGGTACATCCAAGTGAATTTGACCAGTATACTTTTCCAGGTCCGCAACAAAAGATGTGGCAAGCTTATTTAACTAAATTTAAAGATTAA
- the recX gene encoding recombination regulator RecX, with the protein MNEKKKQESTKKIPVITKIEAQKRSERYNIYLDGEYAFPIDEAILVKYVLHKGMEVTESFQKELETEDGLWKAYNRALNYLNYGLRSEKEVRDDLLKHEFTIETVISVVEKLKEQKYIDDLVYGESYTRTGANIGGKGPIVIKQELKRRGLDEATILKALEQYPFEQMVENGVAIGAKVIRRATEHSSRETRHKVQQTLMQKGFSSEVISIVLENIDTVKDDEDEYEALKKQGEKLWCKNERIKGFKKIQKVKTSLFQKGFPGDLINQFIEEKELEEDE; encoded by the coding sequence ATGAATGAAAAAAAAAAACAAGAATCAACCAAAAAAATTCCTGTAATTACAAAAATAGAAGCGCAAAAGCGTAGTGAACGCTACAATATTTATTTAGATGGAGAATACGCATTTCCAATAGATGAAGCTATTTTAGTGAAATATGTTCTTCACAAAGGCATGGAAGTAACTGAAAGTTTTCAAAAAGAATTAGAAACGGAAGATGGACTTTGGAAAGCCTATAATCGAGCTTTAAATTACTTGAATTATGGTCTGCGTTCGGAAAAAGAAGTTCGTGACGATCTGTTAAAACACGAGTTTACTATAGAAACTGTGATAAGTGTTGTTGAAAAATTAAAAGAACAAAAATATATTGATGACTTAGTTTACGGAGAAAGTTATACAAGAACAGGCGCCAACATTGGTGGTAAAGGTCCTATTGTCATTAAACAAGAATTAAAACGTAGAGGTTTAGACGAAGCAACGATTTTAAAGGCTCTTGAACAATATCCTTTTGAGCAGATGGTAGAAAATGGTGTGGCTATTGGAGCAAAAGTTATACGAAGAGCGACTGAACATTCTTCAAGGGAAACACGTCATAAAGTGCAACAAACTTTAATGCAAAAAGGTTTTTCGAGTGAAGTTATTTCTATTGTTTTAGAAAATATTGATACAGTTAAAGATGATGAGGATGAATACGAAGCATTAAAAAAACAAGGTGAAAAACTCTGGTGTAAAAATGAACGTATCAAAGGATTTAAAAAAATTCAAAAAGTGAAAACAAGTCTCTTTCAAAAAGGTTTTCCAGGAGACTTAATTAATCAATTTATTGAAGAAAAGGAATTGGAAGAAGACGAATGA
- the rlmD gene encoding 23S rRNA (uracil(1939)-C(5))-methyltransferase RlmD: MNPEHTIEIGQRFPLTIKRLGINGEGIGYYKRTIVFVKGALPEEEVVAEVTEIMPRFATATIKKIRKPSKNRVTPPCEVYEACGGCQLQHLSYNKQLDFKRDMVLQSLEKFKPVGFEEFDIRPTIGMDDPWRYRNKAQFQVRKNEDDKVIAGLYGEGSHKLVNIDNCLVQRPETTKTVNIVKQLLSDLDIPIYDEVKHSGIIKTIVARVGIETGEVQLVLVTNSKKLPKKKQFLEQVKLQLPEIVSIMQNVNQEKTSLVMGEETIHLAGKESLTEKLDTLEFDLSARAFFQLNPIQTNVLYDEARKALDLQKDETLVDAYCGVGTIGLSLAKDAKEVRGMDTIPEAIADAKENAIKMGFDHVRYEVGKAESLLPLWLKRGFKPDALVVDPPRTGLDPELIKAIVKAKPKKMVYISCNPSTLGRDLEKLSRSYKVDYLQSVDMFPQTARCEVVVKLTAK; encoded by the coding sequence ATGAATCCAGAACATACAATTGAAATTGGTCAACGATTTCCTCTTACGATTAAACGTTTAGGAATTAACGGCGAAGGGATTGGCTATTATAAACGCACCATCGTGTTTGTAAAAGGCGCTTTACCAGAAGAAGAAGTCGTGGCTGAAGTCACTGAAATCATGCCGCGTTTTGCTACAGCAACTATTAAAAAAATCAGAAAACCATCAAAAAATCGTGTGACTCCTCCTTGTGAAGTATACGAAGCATGCGGTGGTTGCCAATTACAACATCTCTCTTATAATAAACAATTAGATTTTAAACGTGATATGGTTTTACAATCTCTTGAAAAATTTAAACCAGTAGGTTTTGAAGAATTTGATATCAGACCTACTATAGGAATGGATGATCCTTGGCGTTACCGGAATAAAGCTCAATTCCAAGTTCGTAAAAACGAAGACGACAAAGTCATTGCTGGTCTATATGGCGAGGGATCTCATAAATTAGTAAATATTGATAATTGTTTGGTTCAACGACCTGAAACAACAAAAACGGTCAATATTGTTAAACAACTTCTATCTGACTTAGATATTCCAATTTATGATGAAGTAAAACACAGTGGAATCATTAAAACCATTGTCGCTCGTGTTGGGATTGAAACAGGTGAAGTTCAATTAGTTTTAGTAACAAATAGTAAAAAACTTCCTAAGAAAAAACAATTTTTAGAGCAAGTTAAACTTCAGTTACCAGAAATTGTCTCAATCATGCAAAACGTCAATCAAGAAAAAACGTCATTAGTCATGGGCGAAGAAACGATTCATCTTGCTGGAAAAGAAAGCTTAACTGAAAAATTAGACACACTAGAATTTGATTTGTCCGCGCGTGCATTTTTCCAATTGAATCCTATTCAAACTAACGTGTTATATGATGAAGCTAGAAAAGCACTTGATTTACAAAAAGATGAGACTTTAGTAGATGCTTATTGTGGTGTTGGAACTATTGGTCTGAGCTTAGCAAAAGATGCCAAAGAAGTCCGTGGGATGGACACCATTCCAGAAGCCATTGCTGATGCAAAGGAAAATGCAATCAAAATGGGATTTGACCACGTTCGTTACGAAGTCGGAAAAGCAGAATCATTGTTGCCACTTTGGTTAAAACGTGGCTTTAAACCTGATGCTCTTGTAGTTGATCCACCAAGAACTGGCCTTGATCCTGAACTAATCAAGGCAATCGTCAAGGCAAAACCTAAAAAAATGGTTTATATTTCTTGTAATCCTTCCACTTTAGGAAGAGATTTAGAAAAATTATCACGAAGCTATAAAGTGGACTACTTACAATCTGTTGATATGTTTCCACAAACAGCTCGTTGCGAAGTAGTTGTAAAATTAACTGCAAAATAA
- a CDS encoding deoxynucleoside kinase, translating to MKGDNNAVIVLAGMIGAGKSTYTKLISEALESDAFYESVDDNRILEKFYEDPKRWAFSLQIYFLNTRFRSIKQALQHQHNVLDRSIYEDALFTKINHQQGNMSDAEMDTYLDLLDNMMEELDSLPKKAPDLLIYLRGSLDTVLSRIKKRGRSFEQIDGNEGLLDYYTLLHSHYDDWFDQYDKSATLVIDIDQHDLENPADAEKIIQLIHNKLESMN from the coding sequence ATGAAAGGAGACAATAATGCTGTGATTGTTTTAGCAGGAATGATTGGTGCTGGAAAAAGCACCTATACAAAATTAATCTCTGAAGCACTTGAAAGTGACGCATTTTATGAAAGTGTTGATGACAACCGAATTTTAGAAAAATTTTATGAGGACCCTAAACGCTGGGCTTTTTCATTACAAATTTATTTTTTAAATACTCGTTTCAGAAGCATTAAACAGGCCTTGCAACATCAACATAATGTTCTTGACCGTTCTATTTACGAAGATGCCTTATTTACAAAAATTAACCATCAGCAAGGAAATATGAGTGATGCTGAAATGGATACTTATCTTGATCTATTAGACAATATGATGGAAGAACTTGATTCATTGCCGAAAAAGGCTCCTGATTTATTAATTTATTTAAGAGGTTCCTTAGACACCGTCCTATCTCGAATCAAAAAACGCGGTCGAAGTTTCGAACAAATTGATGGAAATGAGGGGTTATTAGATTACTATACCTTACTTCACAGTCATTATGATGATTGGTTCGACCAATACGATAAAAGTGCAACTCTTGTGATTGATATTGATCAACATGATTTAGAAAATCCGGCCGATGCAGAAAAAATCATTCAGCTAATCCATAATAAGTTAGAAAGTATGAATTAA